One genomic region from Actinocatenispora thailandica encodes:
- a CDS encoding RluA family pseudouridine synthase, which produces MTGARFDGAAPAAPVGEHRALPVPDGLAGMRVDQALARLFGLSRTAAADLVAAGEVALDGTTPAKSDRVDAGAYLEVTLPPPEGAPTIVARPVDGLRIVHSDDDIVVVDKPVGVAAHGSPGWSGPTVLGGLAAMGQTVATSGAAERQGIVHRLDVGTSGLMVVAKSERAYRILKRAFKVRTVEKRYHAVVQGQLDPLRGTVDAPIDRHPQHDYKFAVVSGGKPSVTHYDTLEAFPAASLVDVRLETGRTHQIRVHFSALRHPCAGDLTYGADPTLAKRLGLSRQWLHARELAFDHPGSGDRVRFVSEYPEDLAHALAVLRGEG; this is translated from the coding sequence ATGACCGGTGCGCGTTTTGACGGCGCCGCCCCGGCGGCGCCGGTCGGTGAGCATCGTGCCCTGCCGGTGCCGGACGGGCTGGCCGGGATGCGGGTCGACCAGGCGCTGGCGCGGCTGTTCGGGCTGTCCCGCACCGCGGCCGCGGACCTGGTCGCGGCCGGCGAGGTGGCCCTCGACGGGACCACGCCGGCGAAGTCGGATCGGGTCGATGCCGGGGCGTACCTGGAGGTGACGCTGCCGCCGCCGGAGGGCGCGCCGACCATCGTGGCGCGCCCGGTCGACGGATTGCGCATCGTGCACTCCGATGACGACATCGTGGTGGTGGACAAGCCGGTCGGGGTGGCGGCGCACGGCAGCCCGGGCTGGTCCGGCCCCACCGTGCTCGGTGGTCTCGCCGCGATGGGGCAGACCGTCGCGACCAGCGGCGCGGCCGAGCGGCAGGGCATCGTGCACCGGCTCGACGTGGGCACCTCCGGGCTGATGGTGGTGGCCAAGAGCGAGCGGGCGTACCGGATCCTGAAGCGCGCGTTCAAGGTGCGCACGGTGGAAAAGCGCTATCACGCGGTGGTGCAGGGCCAGCTCGACCCGCTGCGCGGCACGGTGGACGCGCCGATCGATCGGCACCCGCAGCACGACTACAAGTTCGCGGTGGTGTCGGGCGGCAAACCCAGCGTCACGCACTACGACACGCTGGAGGCGTTCCCGGCGGCGAGCCTGGTCGACGTCCGGCTGGAGACCGGCCGTACGCATCAGATCCGGGTGCACTTCTCGGCGCTGCGGCACCCGTGCGCCGGTGATCTGACCTATGGCGCGGATCCGACCCTGGCCAAGCGGCTCGGTCTGTCCCGGCAGTGGCTGCACGCCCGTGAGCTGGCGTTCGATCATCCGGGGTCGGGCGACCGGGTGCGGTTCGTCAGCGAGTACCCGGAGGATCTCGCTCACGCTCTGGCGGTACTGCGCGGCGAAGGGTGA
- the dnaE gene encoding DNA polymerase III subunit alpha, which yields MSASGFAHLHVHTEYSMLDGAARLKPLLAEVQRQGMDSIAMTDHGNMYGAYAFYQEATKTGVKPILGIEAYLAPGDRSYKQPVRWGRPDQRSDDVSGGGAYTHMTMWAENATGLRNLFTLSSRASIEGYYYKPRMDTELISGHTEGIIATTGCPSGEIQTRLRLGQEEEAYAAAERYLEIFGRDNFFLELMDHGLDIEKRVRTGLLDIGKRFDLRPVITNDSHYVAAEDAKAHEALLCVQSGSTLDDPNRFKLDGGGYYIKSPAQMRELWDSQLPGACDNTLLIAERVGSYEEVFAHHDRMPLFDVPDGYNAETWLEHEVMEGLAKRFPGGIPDGHRERANYELSVINRMGFPAYFLVVADLVRHAKESGIYAGPGRGSAVGALVAYALGITALDPIPLGLLFERFLNPERISMPDIDLDFDDRRRGEMIDYAVAKYGADKIAQVITFGTIKTKAALKDAARIHFGQPGFSIADKISKALPPPVAAKDIPLSGIVDPKHERYAEATEVRTLIETDPQVGKIFETARGLEGLIRQAGVHACAVIMSSEPVIDSVPVWARPQDGAMITGFDYPSCESMGLLKMDFLGLRNLTVIGDAINNIRANRGVEIDLETLELDDKATYELMARGETLGVFQLDGTAMRALLQRMGPTGFSDATAVIALYRPGPMAVNAHLNYADRKNGRQQIVPIHPELEEPLRDILAETYGLIVYQEQIMLIAQKVAGFTMGQADILRKAMGKKKKEVLEEQFAAFQKGMRENKYSDDAIQTLWDTVLPFAGYAFNKSHAAGYAVVSYWTAYLKANFPAEYMAALLTSVGDSKDKMAVYLAECRKMGIKVLPPDVNDSDNYFTAVGADIRFGLGAVRNVGANVVTSIINTRKQKQPYTSFTDFMQKIELPVCNKRVIESLIKAGAFDSLGHPRRPMLEQHETMVEAMTGVKRREAEGQFDLFGGMTDTASDTVVGMEVDLTGDDWPRKTALEFEREMLGLYVSGHPLDGAERVLRKNSEQRIADLVSGDVADGTSVTIAGIISALERRVTKQGNAWAKATVEDLDAGIEVLFFPKTYELVGQYLAPDLTIAVKGRVNRRDQEISVVAMDLRTLEITDADLAAEPAVTIAIQAERVDPDLVGEFKRTLLNNRGETAVRVKLVGRERNHLLALDDTLRVTPGPGLTSELKSLLGAGCLE from the coding sequence ATGTCGGCGTCCGGGTTCGCACATCTGCACGTGCACACCGAATACTCGATGTTGGATGGCGCGGCCCGCCTGAAGCCGCTGTTGGCCGAGGTCCAGCGGCAGGGCATGGACTCGATCGCGATGACCGACCACGGCAACATGTACGGGGCGTACGCGTTCTACCAGGAGGCGACGAAGACCGGCGTGAAGCCGATCCTCGGCATCGAGGCCTACCTGGCGCCCGGCGACCGGTCGTACAAGCAGCCGGTTCGGTGGGGTCGTCCGGACCAGCGCAGCGACGACGTCTCCGGTGGCGGTGCGTACACGCACATGACCATGTGGGCGGAGAACGCCACCGGCCTGCGCAACCTGTTCACGCTGTCCAGCCGGGCGTCGATCGAGGGCTACTACTACAAGCCCCGGATGGACACCGAGCTGATCTCGGGGCACACCGAGGGCATCATCGCCACCACCGGCTGCCCGTCCGGGGAGATCCAGACCCGGCTGCGGCTCGGTCAGGAGGAGGAGGCGTACGCGGCGGCCGAGCGCTACCTGGAGATCTTCGGCCGGGACAACTTCTTCCTGGAGCTGATGGACCACGGGCTCGACATCGAGAAGCGGGTCCGCACCGGGCTGCTCGACATCGGCAAGCGGTTCGACCTGCGCCCGGTGATCACCAACGACTCGCACTACGTGGCCGCCGAGGACGCCAAGGCGCACGAGGCGCTGCTGTGCGTGCAGTCCGGCAGCACCCTGGACGACCCGAACCGGTTCAAGCTCGACGGCGGCGGCTACTACATCAAGTCGCCGGCGCAGATGCGCGAGCTGTGGGACTCCCAGCTTCCCGGGGCCTGCGACAACACGCTGCTGATCGCCGAGCGCGTCGGGTCGTACGAGGAGGTCTTCGCGCACCACGACCGGATGCCGCTCTTCGACGTGCCGGACGGGTACAACGCGGAGACCTGGTTGGAACACGAGGTGATGGAGGGCCTCGCGAAGCGGTTCCCGGGCGGCATCCCGGACGGCCACCGGGAGCGCGCCAACTACGAGCTGAGCGTCATCAACCGGATGGGCTTCCCGGCGTACTTCCTGGTCGTGGCCGACCTGGTGCGACACGCCAAGGAGTCCGGGATCTACGCCGGGCCGGGCCGCGGGTCGGCGGTGGGCGCCCTCGTGGCGTACGCGCTGGGCATCACCGCGCTGGACCCGATTCCGCTGGGCCTGCTGTTCGAGCGGTTCCTCAATCCCGAACGCATCTCGATGCCCGACATCGACCTGGACTTCGACGACCGCCGCCGCGGCGAGATGATCGACTACGCGGTCGCGAAGTACGGCGCGGACAAGATCGCCCAGGTCATCACGTTCGGCACGATCAAGACGAAGGCGGCACTCAAGGACGCGGCGCGGATCCACTTCGGCCAGCCGGGCTTCTCCATCGCGGACAAGATCTCCAAGGCGCTGCCACCGCCGGTGGCGGCCAAGGACATCCCGCTGTCCGGGATCGTCGACCCGAAGCACGAGCGGTACGCGGAGGCGACCGAGGTCCGCACCCTGATCGAGACCGACCCGCAGGTCGGCAAGATCTTCGAGACCGCCCGCGGGCTGGAGGGGCTGATCCGGCAGGCCGGAGTGCACGCCTGCGCGGTGATCATGTCGTCCGAGCCGGTGATCGACTCGGTGCCGGTGTGGGCCCGGCCGCAGGACGGCGCGATGATCACCGGCTTCGACTACCCGTCGTGCGAGTCGATGGGTCTGTTGAAGATGGACTTCCTCGGCCTGCGCAACCTGACGGTCATCGGGGACGCGATCAACAACATCCGGGCCAACCGCGGCGTCGAGATCGACCTGGAGACCCTGGAGCTCGACGACAAGGCCACGTACGAGCTGATGGCGCGCGGCGAGACGCTCGGCGTGTTCCAGCTGGACGGCACCGCGATGCGGGCGCTGCTGCAACGGATGGGGCCGACCGGCTTCTCCGACGCCACCGCCGTGATCGCGCTGTACCGCCCGGGGCCGATGGCCGTCAACGCCCACCTCAACTACGCCGACCGCAAGAACGGCCGGCAGCAGATCGTGCCGATCCACCCCGAGCTGGAGGAGCCGCTGCGCGACATCCTGGCCGAGACGTACGGCCTGATCGTCTACCAGGAGCAGATCATGCTCATCGCGCAGAAGGTCGCCGGCTTCACGATGGGCCAGGCCGACATCCTGCGCAAGGCGATGGGCAAGAAGAAGAAGGAGGTGCTGGAGGAGCAGTTCGCCGCGTTCCAGAAGGGAATGCGGGAGAACAAATACTCCGACGACGCCATCCAGACGCTGTGGGACACGGTCCTGCCGTTCGCCGGGTACGCGTTCAACAAGTCGCACGCCGCCGGCTACGCGGTGGTGTCCTACTGGACCGCCTACCTGAAGGCCAACTTTCCCGCCGAGTACATGGCGGCGCTGCTGACCTCGGTCGGCGACTCGAAGGACAAGATGGCGGTCTATCTCGCCGAGTGCCGCAAGATGGGCATCAAGGTGCTGCCGCCGGATGTCAACGACTCCGACAACTACTTCACCGCCGTCGGTGCCGACATCCGGTTCGGCCTGGGTGCGGTGCGCAACGTCGGCGCCAACGTGGTCACCAGCATCATCAACACCCGCAAGCAGAAGCAGCCGTACACCTCGTTCACCGACTTCATGCAGAAGATCGAGCTGCCGGTGTGCAACAAGAGGGTGATCGAGTCGCTGATCAAGGCGGGAGCGTTCGACTCGCTGGGGCATCCGCGGCGGCCGATGCTGGAACAGCACGAGACCATGGTCGAGGCCATGACCGGGGTGAAGCGGCGCGAGGCGGAGGGCCAGTTCGACCTGTTCGGTGGGATGACCGACACCGCCTCGGACACCGTGGTGGGCATGGAGGTCGACCTGACCGGCGACGACTGGCCGCGCAAGACCGCGCTGGAGTTCGAGCGCGAGATGCTCGGACTGTACGTGTCGGGGCACCCCCTGGACGGCGCCGAGCGGGTGCTGCGCAAGAACAGCGAGCAGCGCATCGCCGACCTGGTCTCCGGCGACGTCGCGGACGGCACGTCGGTGACCATCGCCGGCATCATCTCCGCGCTGGAGCGCCGGGTCACCAAGCAGGGCAACGCGTGGGCGAAGGCGACGGTGGAGGATCTCGACGCCGGCATCGAGGTGCTGTTCTTCCCGAAGACCTACGAGTTGGTCGGGCAGTACCTCGCGCCGGACCTGACGATCGCGGTGAAGGGCCGGGTCAACCGGCGCGACCAGGAGATCAGCGTGGTCGCGATGGACCTGCGTACGCTGGAGATCACCGACGCCGACCTGGCCGCGGAGCCGGCCGTGACCATCGCCATCCAGGCCGAGCGGGTCGACCCGGACCTGGTGGGCGAGTTCAAACGCACGTTGCTGAACAACCGAGGAGAGACCGCGGTGCGGGTCAAGCTGGTCGGCCGGGAACGCAACCACCTGCTGGCCCTCGACGACACGCTGCGGGTCACGCCCGGCCCCGGCCTCACCTCCGAACTGAAGAGCCTGCTCGGCGCCGGTTGCCTCGAATAG